The DNA sequence AGCCGCTCCCCGAGCAGCAGGTCACCGGCGAACGGGCCCGCGTCCGCGAGCCCGGCGTCCGGCGCCGGATCGCACTCCCCGGGCACGGACGCGACCAGGTTGGCGCGGGCGATCTCCACCGTGCGGCGCAGCATCCGCAGCCTCGACGCCGCCACGATCAGCCCCTGTGCGTCGGTCCTCAACGCGACCAGGACGACACGGGCGTCGAGGACCTCGCGCAGGGCGGGCCGGTCCCCGCCGAGCAGCCGCGCGGTGACCTCCGACGCCCGCCGCACCGCCTCATCGGCGCGGTCGCGCAGCTCCCCGTGACGGCTGCCGTCGAGCACCGCCCGCTCGTACCGCAGCTTCGCCGCGTGCAGCGCGTAGCGCGTCAAGGGGGCGAGCCGGTCCCGGGCGTGCCAGGCGAAGGCGTCCAACTGGCGTTCTCGCGCGACGGGGGCGAGCGCCACGAGCCGCCTCCGGACCGCCGGGGCGACGGCCCCGGGCACCTCCCAGAGCGCGAAGCCCTGCCGGGTGCGGTGCGGCGCGCCGGGGCGGTGCCCCGGAAACAGACCACCCACCTCACCGGCCACCGCCGGCACCACGGCACCACCCCGGTCCGCCGTGAACAACGCGCCCGCACTGAGCCCGAGCAGCACGTGAACGGAGCCGAGACTCCCCGGACAGGCCCACGACACCGCCCCCTCAAGGGAGTCCCAGCCGCTCTCCTGCTCCGGAGCCAGCAGGAGCGTGACCCCGACGACGTCATGCGTTTGGTACAGCAGCGCCTGGTGCAGCCCGCCGCCCGTCCGCTGTCGCGCCGCCAGGACGCGGTAGCCGGGCGCGGGCCCGCCGATCCCCGGCACCTCGTCGAGCAGGGCCTCGCCGGGCACGGCCGCGTGCAACCCCAGTCGGCCGCAGTCGTCCCAGACGCGCTGCACCTGCGGGGCCCGCGCGCCCAGACCCGCGCGGCCCACCCCGTAGAAGACATGGAGCAGAAGCGCCCGACGCACGACGGCGCTCACGCGCCGCCCCCGTCCCGGTCGTCCCCGCCTTCCGCCCGGGAAGTCGGCCAGTCGGACCTCGACCGGCTCAAGATCTCCGTGATCAGCACGTTGGACCGCTCGTGCACCTCGGCAGGCGCCGGGACGAGGGGGTCGTCCTCGTGACGCGTGGCCACGAGACGCGGCCCGGCCAGGGCGAGGCGGGCCGCCGCGAGCCGCAACCGCTCACCGTCACCGGCCCGCCACGACTGCCCCACGGCCTCGACGGCCGCCACCACGGCGCGCCACCGCGTCGCGGGCATCGACCACTCGACGATCCGCCCCAGCGCCGACGCCGCCTGCCGCGCCGCCTCTTCGAAGTCGTTTCCCGCCGCCGTCTCAGCCACGCTGCCCCCCAGCCGCGTACCACCACCCAGGAACGGAAGCCGATTGTCTTCGACGGCACGCGGCCCGTACACCGCTTCGGCGAAACCTGTGCCGCGAGGGCGGGACGTGGTCGCGTGGGCGGGAAGCGTTTCCCGCCCGTGGCTTCGGGAACCCGGACGGCACATCGCGGGGAGCCGGGACGGCTGCCTGACGGCGGTTCCGTCGCTCCGCCGATCGTCTTCCAACCACCCGACGCAGAGAGAAGTTGAAGCGCCGTGACCGCGCGCACCGGTAAGAGGGAAGTCCTGCGCCTGTACGAGACCGGCTGGGCGAAGGCCCGCCGCCTGCGCGGCAGGGGTGTGCGCACGTGCCTCGCGCCCGTGCCCGACGGCAGCGCTCAGCTCGCACCGCCCGTGGACCCTGACGGGAACGTCGTACGGGGTGAGGACTGAGCGGCTGCCACGGCCGTCGGCTCGATGCGCGTCGCTCAGCCGGCCCGCTCCGGCGTCGGGTGCGGCCGTACCGCCGGTTCGAGCAGCGACAGTGTCCGCTCCTCTGCGTCGAGGGCGGCACGGACACCGACCGGCATCGGCAGGTTCGGGCCCGCGTGTCCGGTCTCGACGTTGCCCAGGACCGGGATGTCGCGGTCACCGAGGACGTCGAGGACGATCTCGGCCAGGGTCGGGGAACCGTCGGGCGAGTCGAGCCCGTCGATTGCCTCCGGAACGCCCACGACCATGCCGGCGATCCGATCGAGAATGCCGCTGTGCCGCAGTATCTGCAGGTAGTTCCACACGTGTGATGCGTGGCCGCCCAGCTCCTCCCAGAACAGCACCGCGCCGTCGAAGCGTTCGAGCGGAAGCGCGAAGGGTGTCGCCTGCGCCAGCACGATGCGGTTGATGACCCCGCCGATCAGCGGGCCTTCGGCGCGCCCGGTACGCCAGCATTCCCACGACGGGCCCGTGGGCAGCGCGCCGATCGCCTCCGTGCCGGTCAGCAGCGTCGAGTAGAGCTTCCTCAGTTCTTCCCTGTGAGCGGCAGACGCCCGCTGCCAGTACCCGCCGAGACCGGGTGTGGCCAGGTCGGCATGGAATCCGACCAGGCCCGTGCGCGCGTAGAGCACCAGGTGCAGCAGTGAGATGTCGCTGTAACCGAGGATCGGCTTGGGGTCGGCCCTGATCGCGTCGAAGTCGATCAGGTCGAGGTACCCGAACACCGTATGGCCACCGTCGTGCGCGACGATCGCGCGCACCTCGGGATCACGCAGCAGACCGTTGAACTCCTTGGCGATCTCGTCCGGCCGCGCCGCGCTCCACCAGCGGTGCCGTCCGGCTTCGAGGAGCGGCGCGAGGCGCACCCGGAATCCCATCCGCTCGATCTCGGCCACTGCCCGTTCGAGATCGGGCGCGTATCCGGCAGCGAGCGGCCCGGACAGCGCCGCGACGACGACGAGGTCTCCGGGCACGAGGGCGCGAGGGCGCAGCAGTTGAGGCAGTGCGGTACGGGTCACCGAGGTAGTGTCCCGACCCCCGTAACAGCACGCCACTCATTAACCGATCGGCCGACTGGCCGGCCACAGGGAGTGTTTCTTCCCATCTCGACCCGCCGAATTCGCCCGGGCGAGGCGGAGTACCGTGACAGCGCGGCGGACGGCGCCCTCGGGCGGACGCAACTCTCCGATGCCCGCTCGCGCAGGTGCATCGGCCGGGAAGAGGTCTGGTGCCTGAACTGCGTGACCCTCGCGCGGCTCCGTGCACATCGAGTGCCGGCGCGCCAGGACCCGCCCCCTCGGCCCCCGCGCCGGGGGCAGGCGCGGGAGCCCACCGGTCGCCAAGGGGGGCGGACGGCCGGCTCCCCTCAGGCTAGGTCCATCCCGGCGTCACGGACCCCAACTGGTCCACACCAATTTGAGAACACGGCACGAGGGCGAACGATCTCGGCTCTGCCCACCATGACGGGCGTCGGAGGCGCCTCACCGGGCACGCTGCCGAGACCCTGGCCCGACCCGTCACCCGGCCCCTCGGACGACCCCGCCTTGACACCCCCTGCCCCCACAAGTAGGTCTCCCTCAAGCCGATTTCGCCCCGGCGGGGCCGGCCGCGGGGTGGGGTCGGGTGGCGGGCGGTGGAAGGGCGCGTCCATGAGTTGTTGGCCTCCCTGTTCGGAATGGTGTGACTGTGTCGAGGGCGAGTGCCGACCGGCGCCGTACAAGCCCAATGCCGTGCGGATCCGTACGGCGGACGGCCGTCTGTTGGGGACCGTCGACGGGCCGACCGCCTACTCCGGGTACCTCGGCCCGACGGCGGGGGCGCCGGGGACGTGGGAGACGTTCCTGATCGACCGGCCGACGAGCTGGCCCGTGCGCAGTGGGGACGAGATGGTGCTGCGGGCCGTCGACGGCACGTGGCGGCCGCTGCCGGACGTCCTGGTCCGGGTCGACCACGGCGTGCTGGTGCTTCCCCGGCGGAGCAAGAAGGACCCCCAGCTGGTCACGTACCAGTTCGGCGGGCGCGACCGCGCGCTGCTGGTGTCGTCGCCGTTGCAGGCTGGGTTTCCGGCCTACACGCCCGGAGACCCGAGGGAGCGGACGTTCACGATCTCCGGGATGACGGGCGGCAGCCCCACCCCCTTCGGCACGCCGATCAAGTCCGGCGACCAGGTGAGGTTCAGCTTCGCCACCCGCAACCAGGCCCGGCCGGAGCGGTTCTGGCGGCTGCGCGACGACGCGAGCCCCCGCCGCGTCGACGGCGACGCCGAACCCGGTGGCCCGGCGGCGACCTCGTTCACCATCGAGTTCAACGAGGTACGGCCCGGCCTCGGCTGGCGCCCGCCCCTGGATGCCGCGTGCCGCCGCTGCGCGCGCGTCACCGCCGTCGTCACCCGCCGCGGCACCGGCGCACCGGTCGCGGACGCCCAAGTCACCGCGCTGCCGCCGAGCGTGCCCTTCGCCGGGGACACGCGGCCCGCGCCGACCGACGGCCGCGCCGGGCTGACCGCGTCCGTCGACGGCGCCGTCCGCGACCGCGTGCCCGCTGGGCCGATCGAGCTGCGGGCCACGGCGAACCGCTTCCAGACCGCGACCGTCACCGACACCGTCCCCGACCGAGGCGCCGTCGAGGTGCGGATCCCGATGGACTGCACGACGGTCACCGGACGCGTCCTCGACTCGGCAGGCACCCCCATGTCTGGCGAATGGGTGTACGTCACGGATGTTCAGGGCGGCCCGATCCTCGACCTCGACGGCGATCCGTACCAGACCAGGACGGACGTCGAAGCGCGCTTCTCGTTCGCCTGCGTCCCGCACGGGCAGATCAAGCTCTCCACCGACCACGACCCCAGCGCCGACCGGATCGTGACCGTCGGTTCCCGGGGCGACCACGTCGAGCTGGTCGTCCAGCGCGCCTCCGCCACCGTCGTCGTGCGCGTGGTCGACGCCGACAACGCCGACCAGCCGCTCGACGGCGCCCACGTCCGGCTCACCGTCGGCGGCGCGGCCCGCACCGCCACCACCGGCGGCTCGCCGCCGGAGGCGACCTTCCTCCTCGTCCGGCCCGCCGGGGCCGCCACCGTACGGGCGTCGACGACCGGCTACCTGCCGAGCAGCGTCCCCGCGACCGTCCCGGCGTCCGGAACCGTGACCGTCACCGTCAGGCTCCACCGCGACGAGTCCGTCCAGACACCCATGGCGTACGTGCTGCAACTCGACCGGGGTCCCTTGCCGCGCGACCTGGACCTGCACTGCTCCGGCCCCACCGGCGGCGAGGGACGCTTCCACTGCCTGTTCAACGACGCGCGGCCCGTCCCCTTCGCCCGCCTCGACGTCGACGAGCGCGGGGGCGCCGGACCCGAGCGCATCACCATCACGCCGGTCGCCGGGGCGTTTGTACCGGGCGAGTACCGCTGCTGGATCGACAACTTCTCCGGCGAGCAGACCCTCGCCCACTCCGGTGCCTCGCTGTCGCTGCTCAGCGTCGACGCCGCCTCGCTGCCCACGAGCCGGGGCCGCTGGGCCGTCGCCGACGTCCCCGGTGAGCCCGGCAGGCTCTGGTACGTCCTGCGGTTCACCCTCGACGAGCGGGGCGGCCTCACCGCCGACCCCGTCATGGCCTACCGGTCCGGGAGCTGGGACACCGCCCTTTAGAAGTGCGAGAGACACACGAGTGGGGGACCGACATGTCCGGCAATCCGCATCAGGACACGCTCCTGCGCTTCGTCGACCTGCACCAGGCGGACCTGGCCGATCTGCACCGGCAGGCCCGCAGGCTCAGGGAGATGCTGCGCCGCAGGCCGCCCTGGCCCGAACCGCCGAAGCCGCCTCTGTCACGCGAGGCGCTCAGCGGCGACCTCGCCGGTGTCGAACGCCGCATCACGAAGCACGAGCGCCTCGTCGAACTCGCCCGGGACGCACGCGTCGGCGAGGTGCTGCGAGCCGTCGCCGACGACCCGGACCTCGCACGGGAGGCGGCGGCGGACCCGTCGGCCTTCGCGGCGGGACACGGCATCGACCTGCCCGACACCCTGGTCGTCACCGTGCTCGTCGCGGGCCGCGACGTGTCCGCCCGCTTCAGCAACCCCGACCCGGACATGCCCTTCGAAGTCGCCTGGACGCGGGACGGCTTCCAGGCGCCACCCGTGCCGGACGTACGCCGTGGCCGCGCGGCCGCCGAGCCCGTCTGAACGACCGAGGCGAGGGCCGTTCGGCCCGCTCCCGGGCGCCGCCCGGCCCCGACCGCTGCCCCGCCCGGCCATTGTGCCGCGCACCCGCCGAGGTGGACGCTGAGCACGTCAACGGCCGGGATCGGCGTCGCCGCAGGGTTCGGCAGCGCCGGGGAGGTGGCCGCGTCCGCCGCCGGGCGCGGCCCGGGGCGGCGCGGCAGGAAGGCACAGCGATGAACGTCATGACCATGTCCAGCACCCGCATGCTGCGGGCCCTGCCCGACGACCACCGGGCCCGTCTGCTGCGTGTCGCCCGTGAGGTCACCATTCCGCAGGACACCCGGCTCTTCGAGGAAGGCGGCCGCGCCAACCGGTTCTGGGTCGTCCGCTCCGGCACCGTCACCCTCGACATGCACGTGCCGGGGCGCCGCTCACCGGTGATCGAGTCGATCGGCTTCGACGAACTGGTCGGCTGGTCCTGGCTGTTCCCGCCGTACGTCTGGCAGCTCGGCGCCGTGGCGACGACTCCCGTGCGCGCCTACGAGTTCGACGCGACGGCGGTGCGGTCCCTCTGCGCGAGCGACCCTCGGCTCGGTGCGGCCGTCGCCCAGTGGGTCGGCAAGGTCCTCGCCCACCGGCTCCAGTCGGCCCGCACCCGGCTGCTCGACCTGTACGCGCCCTACGGCAGCGGTGGCCCGCGGTGACAGTCCGCGGCGATGACTGATGCCCCGCTAGTGGTGTGGCGGCGGGGGCGGGAGCGTGGCCGTGCTGGGGGTGGCCTCCGGCCAGACCAGGAGGACCGGGCACGGGGCGTGGTCGACGATGAAGCGGCTCGCGGGGCCGAGGCTGCGGGGGCCCAGGTGGGTGCGGTCGCCGTCGCGGGCCAGGACGAGCAGCTCGGCCCCTTCGGCGGCGGCCACGACCTCCCGCTCGGCGCGGCCGACGCGCTCGGTGCGCGTGCTGGGGCGACCGAGGCGTTCGGCCGCGGCGGCCAGGAGGCGTGCGGCGGAGGCGGCGGCGAGGTGTTCGACGGCGGTGCCGGGGTCGCGGTCGGGACGGGCCCGGCCGAGGAGTCCGGCGTACGCGCCGTGGGCCGCACCGGGCGCCTCAGGTCCCGTGACGTGCAGGAGCAGGATGTCGGCGTGCTCGGGCGCGTGGGCGCGGGCGGCGTCGACGCACGCGGGCCAGGTGCCTTCGACGACCCAGGCGATGACGGTCACGGTGTCAGCCTCCTCGCTTCCTGGCCCGGGGCTCCCGTGGCTCCCTTGGCCCGGGCCCATGGCTCTCCGGCTCTCCGGCTCCCTCAGCTTCCGATCACGAGCAGTGAGACCCACAGCGCCACCACCGAGGCCAGCAGCGCGGCGGGCACGGTGAGCAGGCCGAGCCGGGTGAACTCGCCCAGCTCCACGTCACTGTCGTGTTCGCGCACGATACGCCGCCACAGCAGGGTGGCCAGGGAACCCGCGTAGGTGAGATTGGGGCCGATGTTCACCCCGAGCAGCACCGCGAGGACGGCGCCGGGCCCTGTCGGGGAGGTCAGCGGAAGGAGCACAAGGACGGCGGGCAGGTTGTTGATGACGTTGGCCAGCACGGCGGCAAGGGCCGCGATGCCGAGCAGGGCGGCGAGCCCCGTGCCGTCGGGCACCACATGGCCCAGGGCGTCGGCGAGTCCGTTGTCGACGACCGCGCGGACCACGATGCCCAGGGCGAGGACGAAGGCGCAGAACGGCAGGGCCGCGGCACGCACCAGAGCGCTGGGAGTGGTGCGGCGCCGGACCAGGGCGCGGCCCCCGAGCGCGGCCGCGCCCGCCGCCGCTGCCCACGCCGGGTCGATCCCGGCCGCGGAGGTCACCACGAAACCCACCAGCGTGCAGGCCACCGTGGCCAGCGCGAACACCGGCACCTCGCGGGGTTCGGCGGCGGGCGGCGCCTCGGCCCCTGCGTCCAGGTCGGTGGCGAAGAACCGCCGGAGGACCACGTACTCGACCGCGATCGCGGCCACCCACGGCAGGGCCATCAGAGCGGCGAAGCGGGTGAAGCTCAGTCCGCTCGCGGCGAACGCGAGCAGATTGGTGAGGTTGGACACCGGGAGCAGCAGCGAGGCCGTGTTCGACAGGTGGGTGCAGGCGTACACGTGCGGCTTGGGCCGGGCGCCGAGCCGGGCCGCGGTGGCGAACACCACCGGCGTCAGCAGGACGACCGTGGCGTCCAGGCTGAGCACCGCGGTGATCAGCGAGGCGGCGCCGAAGACCTGCACCAGCAAGCGGCGCGGGCTCCCGGCCGCCCGCCGGGCCATCCAGGCACCACAGGCCTGGAACAGGCCCTCGTCGTCACAGAGCTGAGCCAGGATCAGCACGGCCGCCAGAAAGCCGATCACCGGCCCGAGGCGGGCGGCTTCGTCCGCCGCGTGGCCGAGCGAGATCGCCCCGGTGGCGATGACCGCCCCGGCGGCGGGGACGGCGACGACCGCCTCCGGCCAGCCCCACGGCCGGATCACCGCGCAGGCCAGGACCGCCAGGAGCAGGACGGCGGAGAGGGCTTCGGCGAGGGAGGCGTTCAGGAGCGGAGCCTTTCGGGAGGGGAGGGCAGCGCGCAGGGCGGGAGGGGAACAGCAGGACAGCATGATCCGCTGTCGTGTCATCCTCCAACTCTGCGGGGTTCCGCACTCTCCGCGGCCCTACGGCACTCCGCCGACGGTACGAACACGCCCTCCTGTCCGTTTGCACACCCTCGTCGCTCAGGCCAACGTCTCCTGAGGCTCGCCGCGGGCGGGCCTGTGGCCCGGCGAAGGCAGAGAGGATGACCACCCGGAACCACCCCGTCGACTCCGAACGCGTCGACTACGAACGCGTTGACTACGAACTCATCGAGGCGGCGGCGCACGTCGCCCGCACGCGCTGCCGGGGTGACGACCACACCATGGCGGCGGCCGCCCAGGGCGTCTACGACCTGGCCACGATCGTCGCCGTGGGCGACCGCGACCGGGGAGTCGTGCCTCCGTGCGGCCGCTGCCGTCAGGTCCTGCTCGACTGCTTCCCGGACCTTCAGGTCATCGTCGGCGCGGGGGAGCGCGTGCGCAGTGTGCCCATCACCGACCTGCTCCCCGAGAGCTATGTGTGGGCGGACCACCAGCTCGACGCGGATCGCGGGGCCGAGGGGGACCTTGACCGCGAGGGCGCGCCGGGGGAGTGACGCGCCGAGGCGGGGCATCTCCGGCCGCTGACACTCGGCGAAGGGCCGGACGCCGAGCCGCCACCCGGATCTCCTCGGTGCGCACCGGAGATCCGGCCCTCAGTTCTCCAACGACATGTAGAGACGCGTGCCTCGGGGGCGGAATCCGACCCGCTCGTAGACCCTGCGCGAGCCCTCGCCGCCGTACTCCAGCCACACCGAGTCCGCGCCCTTGGCGAACATCGCCTCGGCCAGGGACGCGGTGACGGCGGCGGCGATGCCTCGGCGCCGATGGGCGGGACGGGTGCCCACACCTGCCAGTTCCGCGGTGCCCAGGGCGGGCGCGGAGCAGGAGGCGGCTCCCGCGCAGCCGCCGTCGGCGGACCGTACGAAGCGGACGGCGCCACCCCGTTCCTGTGTGCGCCGCAGCCGTGCGGCGCCGTCCGGGCTCGGCGGGAACTCACCGCCGTACGCCTCGGCAAGGGCGATGTCGATTTCCGTGAAGTCGGCGTCGGTGGACGGGGTTTCGACAACGAGGCGTCCGTTGCGGGGGCCGGTGCGGGTGGCGGGGGTGCAGACGAGGTACTCGTGCACGGCTTCCGTGAGGAAGCCCGCCCGGCGCAGGGCGGGTGCCACGTCGGGCACCGTGTCCGGCGCGAACTCGAGGCGTGGCTTGAGACCGCGCTCGCGGAACGCGGCGATCAATGCCGCGACGTCCCGCTCGTCGGGTCGGGCGCCGGGCACCGGCGTCGCGTAGTTGACGTACGGGCTGGTGGTCGTGGGATCGATTCCCACGACGAAGCACGCCGTTTCGACCACCTCGGGTCGACGGCGAAGGTTGGTGACGGCGAAGCGCTGGACGTCGATGTCCATGGTGATGGTGACCTCACGCGGATGGCATGGCGAAGCGCGCTCCCGCCGCTGTGGCGGATCGTGGAGTCGCGCGGGGACAAGGCCGCGGTACGTCGGCACCGCGTCGTCGGGCCGCCGTGAGGATGCGGATACGACACCCGGAGGCCTGCCGCCCGGGAGGCGGCCGGCTCAGTGTCGTCGGCGGCCGCTGGGGGACGCCGTGATCAATGGCTTCAGTCCTTCGTCACGCGTGGATCGCATATGAGTGCGGTCCACGCTACCCCACCAGGTCAGGCTCCGGCCCGCCGCCCGGGTTCGCCTGACGCGGGTCGCCGGGAAGGGACGTGACCCGGCCGCGGGCGGCGAAGGAAAAGGCGGGACAGAAGGCGCCGGGCGATTTCCTTGTACTGTCGCCGGGACGCAACTCGCCCGTG is a window from the Streptomyces spectabilis genome containing:
- a CDS encoding CATRA conflict system CASPASE/TPR repeat-associated protein, which translates into the protein MSAVVRRALLLHVFYGVGRAGLGARAPQVQRVWDDCGRLGLHAAVPGEALLDEVPGIGGPAPGYRVLAARQRTGGGLHQALLYQTHDVVGVTLLLAPEQESGWDSLEGAVSWACPGSLGSVHVLLGLSAGALFTADRGGAVVPAVAGEVGGLFPGHRPGAPHRTRQGFALWEVPGAVAPAVRRRLVALAPVARERQLDAFAWHARDRLAPLTRYALHAAKLRYERAVLDGSRHGELRDRADEAVRRASEVTARLLGGDRPALREVLDARVVLVALRTDAQGLIVAASRLRMLRRTVEIARANLVASVPGECDPAPDAGLADAGPFAGDLLLGERLRQDVDDELEYLQATIEASAEVSREALAATDLHLADHRQRLTLLQTSFIGALLMGLAAVQAFGHRVPMPGPVRAPVIALLAALALTLPVTVIAWSRSTVRTGSYAVLHHVLLGAVGASVGWVAATLVAEGTEGGAQQAGWSLVGAGAGAVVAASADVLGRRRRTRNGT
- a CDS encoding CATRA system-associated protein, which encodes MAETAAGNDFEEAARQAASALGRIVEWSMPATRWRAVVAAVEAVGQSWRAGDGERLRLAAARLALAGPRLVATRHEDDPLVPAPAEVHERSNVLITEILSRSRSDWPTSRAEGGDDRDGGGA
- a CDS encoding S66 peptidase family protein, translated to MTRTALPQLLRPRALVPGDLVVVAALSGPLAAGYAPDLERAVAEIERMGFRVRLAPLLEAGRHRWWSAARPDEIAKEFNGLLRDPEVRAIVAHDGGHTVFGYLDLIDFDAIRADPKPILGYSDISLLHLVLYARTGLVGFHADLATPGLGGYWQRASAAHREELRKLYSTLLTGTEAIGALPTGPSWECWRTGRAEGPLIGGVINRIVLAQATPFALPLERFDGAVLFWEELGGHASHVWNYLQILRHSGILDRIAGMVVGVPEAIDGLDSPDGSPTLAEIVLDVLGDRDIPVLGNVETGHAGPNLPMPVGVRAALDAEERTLSLLEPAVRPHPTPERAG
- a CDS encoding carboxypeptidase-like regulatory domain-containing protein; this encodes MRIRTADGRLLGTVDGPTAYSGYLGPTAGAPGTWETFLIDRPTSWPVRSGDEMVLRAVDGTWRPLPDVLVRVDHGVLVLPRRSKKDPQLVTYQFGGRDRALLVSSPLQAGFPAYTPGDPRERTFTISGMTGGSPTPFGTPIKSGDQVRFSFATRNQARPERFWRLRDDASPRRVDGDAEPGGPAATSFTIEFNEVRPGLGWRPPLDAACRRCARVTAVVTRRGTGAPVADAQVTALPPSVPFAGDTRPAPTDGRAGLTASVDGAVRDRVPAGPIELRATANRFQTATVTDTVPDRGAVEVRIPMDCTTVTGRVLDSAGTPMSGEWVYVTDVQGGPILDLDGDPYQTRTDVEARFSFACVPHGQIKLSTDHDPSADRIVTVGSRGDHVELVVQRASATVVVRVVDADNADQPLDGAHVRLTVGGAARTATTGGSPPEATFLLVRPAGAATVRASTTGYLPSSVPATVPASGTVTVTVRLHRDESVQTPMAYVLQLDRGPLPRDLDLHCSGPTGGEGRFHCLFNDARPVPFARLDVDERGGAGPERITITPVAGAFVPGEYRCWIDNFSGEQTLAHSGASLSLLSVDAASLPTSRGRWAVADVPGEPGRLWYVLRFTLDERGGLTADPVMAYRSGSWDTAL
- a CDS encoding Crp/Fnr family transcriptional regulator, encoding MNVMTMSSTRMLRALPDDHRARLLRVAREVTIPQDTRLFEEGGRANRFWVVRSGTVTLDMHVPGRRSPVIESIGFDELVGWSWLFPPYVWQLGAVATTPVRAYEFDATAVRSLCASDPRLGAAVAQWVGKVLAHRLQSARTRLLDLYAPYGSGGPR
- a CDS encoding universal stress protein, translated to MTVIAWVVEGTWPACVDAARAHAPEHADILLLHVTGPEAPGAAHGAYAGLLGRARPDRDPGTAVEHLAAASAARLLAAAAERLGRPSTRTERVGRAEREVVAAAEGAELLVLARDGDRTHLGPRSLGPASRFIVDHAPCPVLLVWPEATPSTATLPPPPPHH
- a CDS encoding SLC13 family permease yields the protein MNASLAEALSAVLLLAVLACAVIRPWGWPEAVVAVPAAGAVIATGAISLGHAADEAARLGPVIGFLAAVLILAQLCDDEGLFQACGAWMARRAAGSPRRLLVQVFGAASLITAVLSLDATVVLLTPVVFATAARLGARPKPHVYACTHLSNTASLLLPVSNLTNLLAFAASGLSFTRFAALMALPWVAAIAVEYVVLRRFFATDLDAGAEAPPAAEPREVPVFALATVACTLVGFVVTSAAGIDPAWAAAAGAAALGGRALVRRRTTPSALVRAAALPFCAFVLALGIVVRAVVDNGLADALGHVVPDGTGLAALLGIAALAAVLANVINNLPAVLVLLPLTSPTGPGAVLAVLLGVNIGPNLTYAGSLATLLWRRIVREHDSDVELGEFTRLGLLTVPAALLASVVALWVSLLVIGS
- a CDS encoding cytidine deaminase — its product is MTTRNHPVDSERVDYERVDYELIEAAAHVARTRCRGDDHTMAAAAQGVYDLATIVAVGDRDRGVVPPCGRCRQVLLDCFPDLQVIVGAGERVRSVPITDLLPESYVWADHQLDADRGAEGDLDREGAPGE
- a CDS encoding GNAT family N-acetyltransferase; its protein translation is MDIDVQRFAVTNLRRRPEVVETACFVVGIDPTTTSPYVNYATPVPGARPDERDVAALIAAFRERGLKPRLEFAPDTVPDVAPALRRAGFLTEAVHEYLVCTPATRTGPRNGRLVVETPSTDADFTEIDIALAEAYGGEFPPSPDGAARLRRTQERGGAVRFVRSADGGCAGAASCSAPALGTAELAGVGTRPAHRRRGIAAAVTASLAEAMFAKGADSVWLEYGGEGSRRVYERVGFRPRGTRLYMSLEN